The following proteins are encoded in a genomic region of Rhinoraja longicauda isolate Sanriku21f chromosome 28, sRhiLon1.1, whole genome shotgun sequence:
- the r3hdm4 gene encoding R3H domain-containing protein 4, with translation MVIANRNDVAEPADSEDYVLIEDCLPPLQYSPAKRISPAKRKQYYINQAIRNSDLIPKAKGRKSLRRLENTHYLMNLVEKEECVKDVDQADPASPTIFTEACCNDDYIEIWSDFMNRSGEEQEKFLHYLEEEAKKKGKRKACSNSQDTKEGHSSCTGKDCFQRIDRRLRIALRRRQIPMGTVEFLEEELTGFFAIKPQSVYKAMLENSYERLLLHALCQYLDLISQSSDCNGKRQTEVSNKSTDFLPPVPLLSVYLEQQS, from the exons ATGGTGATCGCGAACCGGAACGACGTGGCGGAGCCAGCCGACTCTGAGGACTACGT CTTGATTGAAGATTGCCTTCCTCCTCTGCAGTACTCTCCTGCAAAGCGTATATCACCTGCAAAACGCAAGCAATATTACATCAATCAAGCAATCCGTAACTCTGATCTCATTCCCAAGGCAAAAGGCAGAAAAAGTCTTAGGAGACTTGAGAACA CTCATTATTTGATGAACCTTGTGGAGAAAGAGGAATGCGTCAAAGATGTAGACCAGGCAGATCCAGCTTCCCCAACAATTTTCACAGAGGCTTGTTGTAACGATGATTATATTGAG ATCTGGAGTGATTTCATGAACCGTTCTGGTGAAGAACAAGAGAAGTTTTTACATTATCTGGAGGAAGAGGCAAAGAAGAAGGGCAAAAGGAAAGCTTGCTCAAATTCTCAGGATACAAAAGAAG GGCACTCAAGTTGCACGGGAAAAGATTGTTTTCAGAGGATTGACCGAAGATTGCGCATTGCTCTAAGACGTCGTCAGATCCCCATG GGTACCGTAGAATTTTTGGAAGAGGAGTTGACTGGATTCTTTGCCATAAAACCACAATCTGTGTACAAGGCAATGCTGGAAAACAG CTATGAGAGGTTGTTGCTTCATGCTCTGTGTCAGTATCTGGATCTCATCTCACAAA GTTCTGACTGCAATGGAAAAAGACAGACTGAGGTTAGCAACAAAAGCACAGATTTCCTACCCCCAGTACCACTATTATCTGTCTACCTGGAACAGCAGAGTTGA